The window AAAATTAACACAACTTCGTTTTTACTTGTCCAAAAGATAAACCTGTACTATTCGATTTTGAAAGAAACAtgttataattttaaattatattccaGATCTAAAACTAAAAACTAACCAAAAAATCTACTTTGCCTTAACAAATATAATTATCGATCCTTTTATCAAAAGTACAGTGGAAAGTGGACTCGGTAAATGTACAGTTTATTTATGGTTTTGGcaattaaaaatttgtttataacattctagaattaattattattaactattaaatacaaattaatcCTTCAAGGTATAAATGCCCAAAGACCGTCAGATTGAAATTATTCTCTCTGATACATAACGTCCTTGCAAGTCCGTGTGATCGAATTATTCTAAATCAGgcttttatatctattttgatattaatgcAAATTTTATGAGTAAAAATTTGGGACCCTCTTTGAAAATTCTTCATTTTGTTCCGGAGTGTTGCAAATCTGAGAGATAAAATACTACAATGATTCTAGTGGTTACTGTTGTAATTAAGCTTTTCCGTTACTTTGAACTAAACTCAATGTTAAAGtttattgaaaattcaaataaaaaggtCCTGTAACAGCTTTTttacctaaaattaaaaaaaaaaactgatgacAGAtacttgaaatgttttttttttaactccaaAGTGTCTCTTTTAATGTCGATTGAAAAAATCTATCTAAATGATTTGGACTGATTTTGATTATTATAAACGCCTTATTTCAagcaaaaaaaatctattaaatatgccagaaaatgtcacttttcagatggtgttTGTTTCAATTGGAAGCAACCGCTTGAGTGTTTTGTTCTAGCATTCATATATGTTGTGCAGCATCATCAAGATATCTTCAAAAAATGTATACTGATCACATGCTGTGGTCTCAttcattgtagtaaaaaaaaaacgtataaaaaataaacacaaatgctAAAATTATGAAGATTTCTGTAATTTTGCATGAATTAATACTGCTAGTACCTGATGCATGTGCACTTTATGGTAAAAAAAACAGTCCGTTTTTATGTAACAAAAGTATTCTTTTTTCCAAGAAATAGGTAACTGTTTATTTATTTCATGCCTTTATCAAATGCTGTATTTAGGCTCAAATGAAATCTTATTCGACCTAACCTTTTCTACCAggctagataaaaaaaatatgttttctaaaACAATGTTTATTTTGAACTGGTTTATTTCCATTTCAAGAAGCCAAATGatatatacagtaaaacctgtataaaccggccggctACAGGACTATGAAAAAGAgccggtttggacagtgagccggtttattcaAGTGTTCGGTTTGACCGGAAGTCGATGACTTGTGACTTCCGATTttttgcatgtaaaagttctctGATTGTAAataatatctgataaattaaaatactttcacttcTTTTTCCTTGTTTGAATTTGCATTAAATGCTCGCGTTGTTTGGATTATGAGACAAGAGTTTCGATTTACTTCCATGAtcattaatttgaaatgttggaatcgccgattaaaaagccagaatattatcaaacgTAATTTCATCATTATCGAAACGTTGTCGAACAGTATACAATACccattgattgttgtcatccgggtgtttttcattatcaaggtgatttgtttaggggttcacaacagGGAACCCAGGATTTATAAACCACGATGTAAATTTCTTACTCCgcgatttaaatttgtttatccaagTTACAACGTAAGTTCCATCCGAGATATATTCGgtgtgtcttttcgtttaattggcacgtttataatgttttgataaataatacagctcactacAGAACAATTGTAAGTTCACAGTTTAAcacctgactaattgattatCCTGAAAAGTcatattgtataaacaattatgttttgattgcatatagATCATTAAAATTAATTAGACAAACTGGTTTTGACAGGTAacaattaatgtaattaagagtatttggacttcataattagaccggaattcggaatacacagaGTCCagtttacaaagggtattttaacaaagactttgaagggaaaaatatgggactttcattttcggccggaatggacaggaaaccggtttattcagggtccggttttaatcaggtttgactgtactGACAAATACCTTCTAAAATGTCAGTTGCCCCTGAAATTCGGCAGTCCGAAAAAGAAAATGCAGTgagatcagttttttttttatttatttaaaatatatttactaaTAGTGGTTAAGAATGAACAACTACTTTGAGCAAGCTTGGAATTAGATTCGAATCTCTAACAAACTAATAATCAACATTTGTGTATTAATCCttgtcattttaaaattgattttacatCCCAAGTCTTTTTGGTGGGTTTTGTGTtccttagtctttagttttctatgttgtgtcatgtgtactatttgtatgtttttctttttcatgttaATCCAttgcgttgttagtttattttcgatctatgactTTGTCTGTACCTCTGggatctttcgcccctcttttttaaatgaattaaacttcATTTGAATTATTTGACAAGTGAAAATTTTGATCCGTGATTTCGCTATGCTCATAAAAGTAAGCGAGTTGCTATATATCTTACTTTTACTCTTTTAATCAATCGTTGTTTTATATTCTgtgcttttaaaaatatttacttgGTAAGATGCCAATATTTTGTTTCCCGTTCAAAATTGTGTTTCAAACCATTGGTTAAAAGAAACCTGTCACTTGTCAATATTGTATTtcaatttctattttgaatatatCTGATTCATACTGCTTGGAGAATCAATATAATATCTAGTTATCTTTTAACTCAATCTCcatatctgaaaataaataaatatttattttgtggtTTTGAGAATTCTATGCTGTCCCAGTTAAGGGTGATGGTTGAGGGTTTACTAACGTTTTCatccccgccacattctttatgttgCTCTTCTATTCAATATCCTGTAATTTAGTGGTATCAAGGGTTGTCTCTTTTGGATTCATTATTTCTAATTTGGTGTCATAATCAGACCTTTGCTTTCGTTTTTTGTATTGTAAAATTCTATCATGCCCCGAGACCTTTTGACTTACGATACGGTATTGGTTATGATCACTGTTAAATTCCGTACAGTGACCAGTTATCTTCTTCCTTGGTCTCAGTTGGAAAGTTTTctcatttcattattttatatagCGTTTTGTTTTTCGTGCTCTTGTTCGATTatactatatttatttttacatgtcaGCCTTTTTGAAAAAATACGTAAACAATTTATGTTTGTCCCGGAGATAAGCAATCAATAAAAGCTTTaaccgtgcgcacattttcagAATGGAACGCTTCAGCGCTTCCTACAAAATGTattttggtcaacgcttttacaagcctatgaagttacaaaaaggagcattaaattcttaaataacaaataaacacaagctttgtttaatttttgttatgGATTTATGAGAAATAATTCACGTTAAAACAATATCACAAATAATCAAAACCATACACCGATCATTAATTTCCTCCATGTATCaagaagaaaaagtaaaatatgaagCCTGGAATGAGGAAGAAAATTTCATCTTGGAATATTCCTGTTTCAGAAGTTTTAATAAAGATAAGTATCAATGGGGACaacttttgaaaaacaaaatgtaactACATGTATTAACGTGTTACAAAATATATTGTCATATATATAACTGGTATGAAGTGTACAGTTAGAAACATAATATAAGATAATATAAATAAAGCTTATTTTACGGAAAACACATCCTCTGATCTGTTGCCATTGAGGGAAAGATTACTCCGTGCTTATTACCATTTCGTATGTCTTTTTCTAGAAATGTCTTCTATACAACACTGCTAATTCAGTGTAGAATTCGCGTTTATTTCAAAAACAGTTTTATTCTGACTGATTAACATGTGTGTGTTTTAAGGTTTTGATATGAACtagaattttttatttgtttcctttctaaaattgtccgcgATGAAAGCAAATCGGTGAATTTGTAATTGTAGGTAGTTCAGTTATCTATTTCTCAGATCACTTGTGCATcaaatcattttgaaatatcaTACAGAAAATTGTCATATCAACTAGAATAAGAATTTATAATCCCTTGATTAAACTGCTAAATTCAATAGTGATAAGTTATAAGTAGATCATATCGCAATgtacaaatattgaaaacaaagacatttaagaagattttgctttttgtcttttttttttaacgcTAAATAAGAATAATCTTAATATTCTATAACACTCATCTGTTTGAAAAAGATAACATTGACAAGAAAAGCATAAGACTTTTAAAAAACCTTATGTATAACATTGAAAagcatatcaaatattttttttaaaaatctaaaagtcATCGATTGTTCTGCTCTTTTCAAGTTTCATTGTTCATAATTCCTGTTCCTGGAAAGTTTTTGTTTCCTATTTCTCTTCTTATAACCACATATTTTCCTGATGTTGTCTATGTGCTGTCGAAACATTACTACGTCCATAAAAAAGACAGTTCCGAAAATAACAGTGATGAATAACGCACCAACATAACCAATTGTGTGAGATGACTTGCGTCCGTCTTTAGCCGAAGTAAGTTTGCGGATTGTTGATGATAGCTcagttttgtttacttttaattgATCTTGAATCTGCCTAATGACTGGCTCTAACTCTTTCCTCAATTCTTCAATTGTTAGATTTTGCTGTAATTTCGACTCCCAATATTCTAGTTTTCTTCTGTATTCACATAGGCAAGGATACATTTCTGTTGCTAGAATAGACAAAACGATTATCAAATAGTTTTgattgaaacaaaagaaaaattcatcaattgatatatgtaaaatgtatatatataggaCTAATTAAAACGCATAACAAAAAGGGTACGTTCATTATATTCGTAGGGGGGTATTTAGTCATCTCTCGTTGAAAAAGATTAAAAACTATCAGTAAAATTATTGCTATAAAAAGcatatttttgaaagatttttttatcaattttcaatacaATGTTAATATGTATAGCAACATACGCATTTGTACACCTTGTATTGTGCGTGTTAAGTATCACTTCACCAATAATTCCAATGTTGGATTAAAGAACGGTTTGAACTAGTAAACATTTTGTTTGGGGTACTGCTGCATCCCGCATCCTGGTGTagaattttctcgctgtgttgaagacataTTGGTGGCCTTTGTCTGTCTTCTGCTTTTGGGCTCAATTTTTACAGCCAGATTTTAATAGCATTATTTCAACCTTCTTGTATTTGCTACCATTATTCGTGACTAATTGTACACGTTTGGTAGATATACACAACGTCATACTCTCATTTGCTAGTCCTGAGTGGATATCACAGCTGGTGGACAAAAGCTCAGAAGTCATTGATTTACAAGTGACGTGATTTATAACATAGTATTACATTCCTTAAAAAAACACGCTTTGCTTGATTAGAAATTATCCAGAAACAATGGTTCTAACTTCCTCAAGCAAAGTTGATCTAAGTAGGTTTTAACAAGTATTATATTTTCTCTGTTCGTATTATTGTCTTTCTTAATAGTACTAAATGCGAAAAGAGATCGAAATTTAAGTTTACAATCTTACGTTCGAGTTATGTTTCTGTCCTAGACAAATATGTAAGAATTATTTTAAAATCGTTAGCATGGCTAATTTTAAAgtgtattttaaaacaatgaaattaatTCAACATACAAGTGTTTACGAATAGTCTTGTGATTCTGGTTTCCAGTAATCCTGCGGTATTGGTAAAACTGCATTCATAACTTCCTTCATCAGACCACTTGACAGAATCTAATACTAGACTTGGCAAAGTCAAACCATTTGCATACTCAGACACTATTACACTTGTATCATTCACAGATCTGGTCCATTTAGTCTGAAGGGCACTGCCGCCGCCACAAGTAAGTTTAACACTTTCACCCTCGTTAACTATAATATCTGTAAAAAACATTTAACTTATAACCCACTTAAATCCTGTTAATATGATATCTATGGTACACCGTTTGTTTCCCATTCCAAGTTCCTTAGCAATggatttttataatattattttatagatAAAAACTAGCCATATTCAGTGTAGTGATAAGATATAAGTAGGGAACGAATGTGAGATCTGCGCTTGAGATTGTCGTCTTGAATTCTCAATGAAAATTCTGATTCTTATGAGAGTTAACGGTACGATGAATTTTATCTGTATGACCATAGCAATGTAAGTGTTTCAAAAGTTGGAAATACCTTTCAGCTGACAAATTGCACTGAAACTAACATCAACGCTACAGGAAACGTCCTGCCATTGTGTTACGTCCTTATTAATAACTACACAATTTTCTCCAAGACCCCCTCCTGGTTGTCCTACAAAAAATAAAGCATGCACATTAAATACTGTCAATGCATGTCTAAATGAAACTAAAAAGATACTTTATTTCGTAACTGGTTTTCAAAAACACAAAGTGCAACCTAGTAGTAGTCTATGACCATTGAGACTACAagcttatatttttataaactttGTTTTAAGTATCATATGGGAGAAACACTTTATATGCTGGTGCTGTTGGTATTTGGCCACATAGAAATTTAAAGTTCCCAATAAGGAAGCAGTTTGTTTACTCTCACCCAACCCTCTTTGTCAATTGCtagatacagtgaaacctggcttaaccaaatcctgcataaaccgaaaatctgtataaaccaaacatgttcttaagcacTGTCATGTCAAATTGTTTGCGTTATGAACCTGATTAAATTGAACATCGGTCAAAACCAAACCTAATTttaagtcccgaagaggttcggtttaaacagttTTCACTATATAAGTCATGGTATGAGACAGACTCATTCATTTTCTATTATTTCAAGTTCATCATGATgctttatatagaaaaaaaactggCTTAACAGGATCCTGCATAAACcaaaaacctgtataaaccaaacatgctCTTAAGCactttcatatcaaattgtatgcgttATGAACCTTATAAAACCGAACATCGGTCAAAACCGAACTCAATTTAAAGTCTAAAAGAAGTTCGATTtaacaggtttgactgtataccAAAGCCACGAAACAAGATATTTTTAGTGAGAACACATCGTCTATATAGCGGTTTTGCGAGTGGAATGTAAACACTAGCTGAATTTTCATTCATCTTGTATCAAGTTGTTGACGTGTTTATAAAGTTGGTAATACAATATTATCTGATAAAAATTATGAttgcttgttaaaaaaaaacagccgACAAGCTTACCAAACTTGTTGTCAATTATCATGTATCCTTTGTTGTGATCAGTTATTTATATTTACGTTGACAgaatccttttctgaaacaatttaAGGATGAtatctttacttttgttttaaaaatttaagggAAAATACTTGTTTAGGTAGGAAAGTCAAAAGTAAACCCACAAAAATACTGGACTCCAACATTGTCCAaaggaaattcaaaacgtaaaatccctaaaataaaatggcaaaatcaaaagctcaaacgcatcatACGAAATTATAACAACTGaaatattcctgatttggtgCAGGCATTTACTCACGaagaaaatgatttatttaaccTGGTTGtgaagctagctaaacctctcacttatgtGTCAGTCGCCAAATATTTCATAATATAAACAACGATATTtgaacaatacaaacagacataatcgaaaaaatgttaaaaataggggtacaaataattttgaatgttcgttactctgtttgaaaaaaaataacagtttatagataaagaaattaaaaaagcaTAATAAAATAAGGGTTCaagtgcttgttttcgagatataagccattaaaAGTTTAGTGGGAAATACTTCTATGtagatttttcaaacattttacattagcaatgttttttctttcaaaaaaaacaAGGATTGTATCAGATTTTCGAAGATGACATTTTAAACTGTGTATAATAAAATCacgcaaataaactcatcatagataccaggaccgaATTTTGTATATGCGCCAGACTcgcctttcgtctacaaaatactcattagtgacgctcgaatccaaaaaagttaaaaaggccaaataaagtacgaagttgaagagcattgagaaccaaaattcctaaaagttttgccaaatccagctaaggtaatctatgcctgaggtaatgATGTAAAGGAATTTAGGGGTTGTTAAAGCACTAGATGGATAAAATCAGAGGATTTTGCATATCTGGTAATAAAATCTAAAACAAGGGGAGCAAACATAATTAAATACTATCGTAAGAGAAACATActtaaattgtttactatttaaatCATTTGTAACTTACTTCTCTAGATTAGATACACTGCTATTTTTGCATATACCAAAAAGCTGTAGTACAGGAAATCCTCTTTTGATGTTCAGTACTATTTTATTGATCATTGGAATATTttggtacctgtattttacagtctATGATTTGTAATTGAAATTTGAGTACTACAGATGTTTGGTTATACGGTACCGTTACATTTTCATCATTCTGAAAGTTTGTCGATTTAAAACATCTCAAAGTTATGAGGTTCACATATGAAATATTATTATCACTGTTTCTGTATTTCTGTACCAACATTTTAAGTACAAGTCAATTACTGTAAAATATAGTTACCTAgatattacaatagttttaacgtaaagaaatagtactaagtataaaaagtaaatttccagtactacatattttaagtacagaaatagtacctatacAAGAGAATCAATGTAGTTTCAGAATTACTCTAATGCCCGGTTTTTATTTCTAATGATAATTATTAAGAAAAAGGCTTCGTTGTGCTTCGTTGTGCACGTGGAAATCTAGTAATGAAGCgctgttttgaaaacaatttacgTTGCAATACAACGTTATAATATAACTTTTGGTTAAAATTCCAAAGAAACATAGAacagatttattattatttagaattttctacatttgtataCGGTATATCTTAAGTTTCCAAGAGAATTGACAATACCtgattcgtttatcaagcagtttatgtaaagTGGTTTACGGTTTTATCTGTACGGATAAGATTTTTTTGTGATGGAAGTAGCAACATGGATTTCGTAAAGTAGATGTAGAATGATAATTGATAGACCcgtttagttttaaaaaaacatattttgatcaTTATCGTGACAGCCTTATCGTCAACTATAAAACATATGCCATGTATGTTCCATATCGATCAACTATACTAAAATTGCTGTTTTCGATAgattaaaacaaatcttaaagATTTCTTTATTGacgtatttatattttttttttgtaaagtttctaatCGAAAGCAATCTTTGTGAAATTAGGTTTCTCCATTACGGTGATTTGGTATGATTTCAACTTTTCAAACTgtatatatcaaacaaaatatatagacAATTCTAACCATGCAATTAAAAATTCGAAAATTATGACAATAATTTGTTTGCCTTTCAtagcaattacaaaaaaaagattttttttttatctcgggTAATATTTGGTTTCAAATTAATTGTTGTTGTCTGCaaaagaaacatatatttatGACACAGACGTGATCAGTACATTGtgcaatttaaaaattatataattaataaatataatgcAAAAGTAACACATattggattttttattttaaacataggGATGCCTTCTTTTTTTAACTCGTTAGTTTACGTAATTGAttagtattcaaaagaaactATCATTGGTGTGTACCTCCATCTGAAATCAACtagaaatttcaaattttgacatgtGGTAATTATCCATCCTTTCGGACGGATTACAATAGATATGTGAAGGATGTATATTGACCTAACTGTTATGCTTAAGGACGTAGTCaggtgatttgtttttttttaaatatggatttttttcaattgaactaGAACATCATTAGTtatctttgtttatatttgtttctaGTTGGTGAAAAAAGAATTTGCCGAAGAAAAATTTTCTGAAGGAAAGAAGgtggatggtagggtcaccctacccaaactttggacctcaaaaaaaagttccgtagttttacccacctgggtatttgggcccaggcaaccttaggcaagtgcctatcatttgtaaTTTGTGGGCAAAAAAGgtttgccgtagggaaaattttCTGAAAGAAAGAAGGGGGATGGAAGGGGTCACCCTACTCCAATTTTGGACctaaaaaaaagttccgtaactttacccacctgggtattttggcccaggcaaccttaggcaagtgcctatcatttgttCCTAGTGGGCAAAAAAGCTATATATCAATGAAACATGATTACCAAAATCAGTCAACATATGTAGAATCTAGTTCTGTCCCTTTATTCCAAATCCATGTTAAAGCATATTCATTATAGGTTTGTCTAATCCAAACTCGATTTAAGATATCAGGAATCTTGAACTTGATCCTTTACACCTGTTCAATTCGATGTTGATCATCCAGCATACTTACCAGATAACCAATCTTCAAATGCAGAATCTAGTGTTGTGCCATCATTCCAAATCCATATGTTTTCATTTTCAGTATCAGTTAGTCCAATCCAAATTCCATTCCATTTAGAGGAAATCTCGAACTTGACTCTTTATATTGTAAAGATATTATGCAGGTAAATAATAAACCTTCAAGTATTATATCTTATCATAATGCAGATGTATcgaacaaaataaataaataattgaaaaatgaaaCTTTTCTGTATTGAACTCATTTCCTCGCAAACAGTTAACAACTATGCTCTATATCATAAGACTGATGTGATTTGATTGCCCCGTGAGACAAATATCTGTTAAAGACATGACTGTCTTTTAACACAGACTCTTAAATTGACCCTTTCAAGTGTAACAATTGTATGAATTAATATAACATATGTATATGTTTACATAATTCGAAGGCATCGAACAATGAAGAAtacaacagaaataaaaaaaaaaattgttgtttttttttgttgaaatacatTACTTCGCCACCAATTCAAATATAGCTCTATAAAATCAGACTGATGTGGTATATTGTAGAGCCCACTATCTGTGAGTGGAATACCAATTGATAAGCGGGATCTCAATATAACTCTTTTATATAACCTTAAGCTTTTCCTAGTTTTATTTTCTGAAAGTCAACTGTTTAATTTGTTGATATTGCATGTCAGTCGtagaatataaaaatgtgaaTCATTCATGTTACCTTAGTGTCATGTGAACGTTTTTGAGGTTGCTCGTCATTTGGTCTCAAGGTGTATGTAGTTTCAatggcaattatatcacatctcctttttttattgAGCCCTAACATATGTATACGCAGAAATACATTTGTGGTGAGGCTtccttttaacaaatatttatttttatgattctTAGAAAAACATCTTGTATTTGCATAAAATTACTTACTGATTTAGCAGCCTTTTGGCTCTTTTGTTTTCTTCGTCTGTTTTCGGCATGATCACCTCAGCATTTTGATCATGACAGTATTTTTGTGCATTCAAAAAGTTAGAAAATTTATGAGACATTTTATAACATTGCTTTCCATGAGATTTCCAACCAGTAGGACAAGTCCAAATACctataaacacaaacaaaatattaaaacccAATGTATTGTTATCgaactatttatataaaaaaagaagatgtggtatgtttgccatggagacaaatctccacaaatgaccgaaatgacaaatgtaaaataattccaaCGAGAAACCTATCGGCCTATGTACAAAACATGAACGatcaacaaatatgtaacacatcaaaaaacgacaaccactgaataacaggctcttgACTAGCTTGGGATTGGCATATATCTACATACGGTTGCGGGGTTATACATATTAGTGGGATCCCAATTATTCCTCTAACCCGGgagagtggtgtaacagtacaacataagacgCTTGCACTTGTCGTAGCAAGCCATTGATTACTAAAAATCATTACACctgaaaaagaaaatttggtataactctccaccagagacaaaacGAGACACAGCAATCAACAATTATATATCATTGCacggctttcaacaataagcaaagcccctactgaatttaagtacaaaaaatgatcaatttaaaacaattctaacgaAAAAACTAATGGTCTAGTTAATGAacgaaataataaacaaaaaaatatacgtTACACTGCaaccaacaaaaaacacaaaattcaagctcctgacttgggataaacacaaaaataatgttCAACAGTTTAGAGGATGCCCAACCCTCACACAAACCTGTTGTGTAATAGTTCAATGTTAGAtcaaactatgaaaatcagttgaaaaagctcaactcgtcagatggatacaaaaagaaatacaCCTGACAAAAACATAGTGTATGTGGACGGCTACTTGTACATCTCAATAACAAATGGACAATAAGTACAGACCTGTCAgcactcgcagttactgacagctagttcaaagacaTAACTAATAAGAAACaagcatgcatctaagacttaataAGCAAACTATTCATATCCAGCATCCAATTGATTTATTAAAAAGACTTCATAAACTGTTTAAGAAAATCAAGACTTAAAATGTTAAAAGGCATCAAGacaattaaatattctaaaacgtaTGGGTAAATATTTAAACAGGCTACATGTATGTAGGTTAACAGC of the Mytilus galloprovincialis chromosome 8, xbMytGall1.hap1.1, whole genome shotgun sequence genome contains:
- the LOC143043360 gene encoding uncharacterized protein LOC143043360 codes for the protein MSHKFSNFLNAQKYCHDQNAEVIMPKTDEENKRAKRLLNQVKFEISSKWNGIWIGLTDTENENIWIWNDGTTLDSAFEDWLSGQPGGGLGENCVVINKDVTQWQDVSCSVDVSFSAICQLKDIIVNEGESVKLTCGGGSALQTKWTRSVNDTSVIVSEYANGLTLPSLVLDSVKWSDEGSYECSFTNTAGLLETRITRLFVNTSTEMYPCLCEYRRKLEYWESKLQQNLTIEELRKELEPVIRQIQDQLKVNKTELSSTIRKLTSAKDGRKSSHTIGYVGALFITVIFGTVFFMDVVMFRQHIDNIRKICGYKKRNRKQKLSRNRNYEQ